The Pygocentrus nattereri isolate fPygNat1 chromosome 2, fPygNat1.pri, whole genome shotgun sequence genome has a window encoding:
- the nmnat3 gene encoding nicotinamide/nicotinic acid mononucleotide adenylyltransferase 3 — MAGRIPLILLACGSFNPITHQHMRLFELARDHMHQTGLYQVVGGIVSPVSDGYAKQGLVSSKHRLAMARLGLQSSDWVAVDEWESQQADWTETVVTMRYHYNRAAEKRWPSTKDTPLDRPSASGPSQLKLLCGADFLETFKVPGLWRAEHIEEVVGHFGLVCVSRSGLQLEQAIHESDLLYKHRHNIFLVHEWIRNEISATEVRRALRRGLSVKYLVPDSVIRYITEHNLYTQDSELKNKGAKLRPLTKQTVLD, encoded by the exons ATGGCTGGCCGGATCCCCCTCATCCTGTTGGCATGTGGCTCATTCAACCCCATCACACACCAGCATATGAGGCTCTTTGAGCTCGCCAGGGACCACATGCACCAGACAG GTCTTTATCAAGTGGTGGGTGGAATTGTATCTCCAGTCAGCGATGGATATGCTAAACAGGGTCTTGTTTCATCAAAGCACCGTCTGGCCATGGCTAGACTGGGTCTGCAGAGCTCAGATTGGGTTGCTGTGGATGAATGGGAAagccagcaagctgattggacAGAGACAGTGGTCACTATGAG GTACCACTACAACCGTGCCGCAGAGAAACGCTGGCCAAGCACAAAGGACACACCTCTAGATCGACCCTCTGCTTCTG GTCCTTCCCAGCTGAAACTGCTCTGCGGTGCCGATTTCTTGGAAACTTTCAAAGTGCCCGGGCTGTGGAGGGCCGAGCACATCGAGGAGGTGGTGGGCCACTTCGGACTGGTGTGCGTGAGCCGCAGTGGGTTGCAGCTAGAGCAAGCCATCCACGAGTCTGACCTCCTCTACAAGCACCGACACAACATCTTCTTGGTTCATGAGTGGATCCGCAACGAGATCAGCGCCACTGAGGTCCGTCGAGCCCTGCGGCGAGGCCTCAGCGTCAAATACCTTGTCCCAGACTCGGTCATCAGATACATCACAGAGCACAACCTGTACACACAGGACAGCGAGCTAAAGAACAAGGGTGCTAAACTACGGCCCCTCACCAAGCAGACTGTACTGGACTGA